A single region of the Triticum dicoccoides isolate Atlit2015 ecotype Zavitan chromosome 2B, WEW_v2.0, whole genome shotgun sequence genome encodes:
- the LOC119363257 gene encoding protein TIME FOR COFFEE-like isoform X2, producing the protein MERIREGRRAALAMSGGAPPPRRRLRSNGGGVSGGAGPRDSPRSERRRGERLMLNGNGRDDGDDTSDDSLGDDDDDADEELAASAPRYPPVQRRSPSTAPPPSPPQPSAAHHHSSSSSGGGGGGYNNHHHHGQQQMHRKGGSNPKGPIVWKAADEMIGVPVPRKARSASTKRSSHEWTGPGGGSGGGAAVDGSQIQRPSSRPISPASTSATAPVRKKLKTLGGGGSSGGSGPVPKQRPSPASAPSAAPPQPPPAKISKSPSFIQEEIEVAEVLFGLTRQFPCPPKQENMNHKPEQKDAPEAKSGNSSPAPSSSGVRPADSASLTTIAPKRKRPRLVKYDNENRPASPAKPDTAEPPSRPEVPPVARSDAKPSVSVSAVAESGASSTATATAGAQQEATREPEKREDHRGRDPELRTSESDRRDPGPAEPPAPAVKPDGEAAAPVGSEARNGEATTATKSELASDGARQEKFCIDLMAPPPGKLSPDRDGSSDPDADKKGLDSEMDVALRGNSEKKDGERTRRGLEINLEDDKAQRIPAEELAPKKLTLQLDLEKPSQGDDKSPSERRQPPLLPPQQQKPSKSEVKHEKSPLPAASPPMPMTVGGWMGTFPPFSYIAPVPGLSAPGLHHPMDIKPGTSAGLQHPALPPLPVRPKRCATHCYIAQQIQYHQRITKMNSFWPTTAAAAAAAAATRSAPFFGPRGPFNMGVVPPAEAASLLANPMQGSYPVRAHAPLQETKAPSMVPSPFQGSLSKDKAASSSASVAESNQRKQPPALEAQQSSPMPPNMMQAPTFIFPFNQHAAAVAAATAAANRMGDTKSSGTSSAMPSSATAHASAAHPGAAAMNLSFANLQPGDAQFLAILQNGYPFQLAAAHAGGAPSYRGMAPPGPGVPFFNGHVYSPHMLNPSQQQGTQQQNHQKNPMPSLSGSSQKHQPQQSQGLLGYAPNANAAAAAAAAAAANSSQSYSSGNQRPVLLHGLAHRQDPDKALQDGQSSDDKSSHHQKGGHEHNFAIPMHLPNFALMPSAGNQSEKKSNDHHQQPPTSRSQGVRIDLASSQPFVMPFGAPGSAPNGLDFSSLAQNHALFQSHQEAGRHGYPQLNFASAQSVQAAQHKPQHQNAAEAKSVAGDSSSTPSAGDNERKKSASAKYPSDSQQHSLSFSKPENKSFMHPFLGSSANEPSVRTLSLIGAESSNAFGLGSSKSSSASTAAATSAAAPSAPTMSQQQQQQQIQLQLHQHHQHQMQQQFQQQQQQQQQQLQQQQQQQQLQQQQQQQQQQQQQQHQQHMLQLQKQQQQQQLFQNHLNSRPRSAAPSNASGYSDRLSATNFQNLMYPSSASQGGVPGQSPQLKASSSMRVSAPPSGASVPAASSPSNLIMMKNSGLHQQAKALQALSTPNHQSQSMSSSKIGHSLTNLSTGGAGDLSRSSNAPVASGSPSNSVSKSTGGSPPASGIAKGGQPVVQLSSPQQHAAKNSPSTSGSKSASTNPYSSMPMPSILGQQPNMAHSGGKQQSHGPSLKQQQPFPQGHGHGHFFISNAFAPQGPPQHVNAGAGAGLYQKRSADKTQQQQNAVSGSSAMLSLGSMSMSTSAIPADAGKAHSAAGSNMKANLHPAPGGFMHLGTAGQSASGSPHSHSHLSAAQLTFSMPMPVKPTSDQKPAAGK; encoded by the exons ATGGAGCGGATCCGGGAAGGCAGGAGGGCCGCACTGGCCATGTCCGGCGGGGCGCCACCGCCGCGGCGGCGGCTCAGGAGCAACGGCGGCGGCGTCTCCGGCGGCGCGGGCCCGAGGGACTCGCCTCGGTCCGAGAGGAGGCGGGGGGAGCGGCTCATGCTCAACGGCAACGggcgcgacgacggcgacgacacCTCCGACgacagcctcggcgacgacgacgacgacgccgacgAGGAGCTCGCCGCCTCCGCGCCCAGGTACCCGCCTGTGCAGCGGCGGTCGCCCAGCACGGCGCCTCCGCCGTCCCcgccccagcccagcgccgcgcaccaccacagcagcagcagcagcggcggaggcggcggcggttacaacaaccaccaccaccacggccagCAGCAGATGCACCGGAAGGGGGGCTCCAATCCCAAGGGCCCCATAGTGTGGAAGGCCGCCGACGAAATGATCGGCGTTCCAGTCCCGAGGAAGGCGCGCTCAG CTTCTACCAAGAGGTCTTCGCACGAGTGGACAGGCCCCGGCGGTGGAAGCGGCGGCGGCGCCGCTGTAGACGGCTCGCAGATCCAGCGGCCTTCTTCACGGCCGATCTCGCCGGCTTCCACATCGGCCACCGCCCCTGTTCGGAAAAAGCTG AAAACACTTGGCGGCGGTGGGAGCAGCGGCGGTTCTGGGCCCGTACCGAAGCAGCGGCCGTCGCCGGCCTCAGCTCCTTCGGCAGCCCCGCCTCAGCCGCCACCAGCAAAGATTTCCAAGTCGCCATCGTTCATTCAGGAGGAGATCGAGGTCGCCGAGGTGCTATTTGGCCTGACGCGGCAGTTCCCCTGCCCTCCCAAGCAGGAGAACATGAACCACAAGCCGGAGCAGAAGGACGCGCCGGAGGCCAAGTCCGGGAACTCTTCGCCGGCTCCGTCGTCATCTGGCGTCCGGCCGGCAGATTCAGCCTCTCTCACCACTATAG CCCCAAAGAGGAAGCGGCCACGGCTCGTCAAGTACGACAACGAGAACCGCCCGGCGAGCCCAGCAAAACCGGACACGGCAGAGCCGCCCTCAAGGCCTGAAGTGCCTCCGGTGGCGAGATCAGATGCGAAGCCGTCGGTGTCGGTGTCGGCTGTGGCCGAAAGTGGCGCCAGcagcaccgccaccgccaccgctggTGCGCAGCAGGAGGCTACCCGGGAGCCAGAGAAGAGGGAGGACCACAGAGGAAGAGATCCAGAGCTCCGGACCAGCGAATCAGATCGACGGGATCCCGGGCCCGCCGAGCCGCCGGCACCAGCAGTCAAGCCCGACGGCGAGGCTGCTGCGCCGGTCGGCTCTGAGGCCAGGAATGGGGAGGCCACCACCGCGACAAAGAG TGAGCTGGCATCTGATGGCGCTCGGCAAGAAAAGTTTTGCATTGATCTCATG GCTCCCCCTCCTGGGAAGCTATCTCCTGATAGAGATGGCTCTTCCGACCCTGATGCGGATAAGAAGGGATTGGATTCTGAGATGGACGTG GCTTTGAGAGGAAATTCTGAAAAGAAAGATGGCGAGAGGACCAGGAGAGGCCTGGAGATCAATCTGGAGGACGACAAGGCGCAAAGGATTCCGGCGGAGGAGCTTGCTCCAAAGAAGCTCACGCTGCAGCTGGATTTGGAGAAGCCCAGCCAAGGGGACGATAAGTCGCCATCTGAGCGCAGACAGCCGCCATTGCTGCCGCCGCAGCAGCAAAAGCCCTCAAAGTCCGAGGTCAAGCATGAGAAATCAC CTCTACCTGCTGCTTCACCGCCTATGCCAATGACCGTCGGCGGCTGGATGGGGACTTTCCCTCCTTTTAG TTACATTGCTCCTGTTCCTGGACTatcagctcctgggcttcatcatcCTATGGACATAAAGCCAGGGACTTCTGCTGGATTACAG CATCCTGCATTGCCTCCACTGCCAGTACGCCCGAAGCGCTGTGCTACACATTGTTACATCGCACAGCAGATCCAATACCACCAGCGAATTACAAAGATGAACTCTTTCTGGCCCACAACAGCGGCTGcagccgctgctgccgccgccacaaGATCTGCACCATTCTTTGGTCCAAGAGGACCATTCAACATGGGCGTCGTACCACCTGCGGAGGCTGCCTCCCTTCTCGCGAACCCAATGCAGGGGAGCTACCCTGTTCGGGCACACGCCCCGCTGCAAGAAACTAAGGCTCCTTCAATGGTGCCTTCTCCTTTCCAGGGGAGCCTCTCCAAGGATAAAGCGGCATCCAGCAGTGCCAGTGTTGCTGAATCAAACCAAAGGAAGCAACCTCCAGCTCTTGAAGCGCAGCAGTCCTCTCCCATGCCACCAAACATGATG caagcgcCAACATTCATCTTTCCATTCAACCAACATGCTGCAGCAGTAGCAGCTGCAACTGCCGCTGCCAATCGAATGGGAGATACAAAATCTTCTGGCACCAGCAGTGCGATGCCATCATCTGCCACTGCCCACGCTTCAGCAGCACACCCTGGTGCAGCGGCCATGAACTTGAGCTTTGCCAACTTGCAGCCGGGTGATGCCCAGTTCTTGGCCATCTTACAGAACGGCTACCCATTCCAGCTCGCTGCTGCTCATGCTGGAGGAGCTCCATCATATCGAGGCATGGCACcaccaggcccaggtgtaccgtttTTCAACGGGCATGTCTACTCTCCCCACATGTTGAACCCATCACAGCAGCAAGGTACGCAGCAACAAAATCATCAGAAAAACCCAATGCCAAGCTTGTCTGGTTCCTCTCAGAAGCATCAGCCACAACAATCACAAGGGTTGCTGGGATATGCACCAAATGCTAATGCTGCTGCTGCCGCGGCCGCAGCAGCCGCTGCCAACAGTTCCCAGAGCTATTCGAGCGGCAACCAGCGTCCTGTTCTACTACATGGCCTCGCTCACCGACAGGATCCAGACAAGGCTCTGCAAGATGGCCAGTCAAGTGATGACAAGTCTTCACACCATCAGAAGGGTGGGCATGAACATAATTTTGCTATTCCAATGCATCTTCCAAATTTTGCGTTGATGCCATCTGCTGGCAATCAGAGTGAGAAGAAATCGAATGATCACCAccagcagccaccaaccagtcgaaGCCAGGGGGTTCGAATTGATCTTGCTTCATCTCAGCCTTTTGTGATGCCCTTTGGCGCTCCTGGTTCTGCTCCAAATGGTCTTGACTTCTCGTCATTGGCACAGAACCATGCGCTTTTCCAGAGCCATCAAGAAGCAGGCCGGCATGGTTACCCTCAGCTCAATTTTGCTTCAGCCCAGTCTGTTCAAGCTGCACAGCATAAACCCCAGCATCAAAATGCTGCAGAAGCTAAATCTGTGGCTGGGGATTCATCTTCAACGCCAAGTGCTGGAGATAATGAGAGAAAGAAATCTGCATCTGCAAAGTACCCGAGTGATTCACAGCAGCATTCTCTTTCTTTCTCTAAGCCAGAAAACAAGTCTTTTATGCACCCTTTCCTTGGTAGCAGTGCTAATGAGCCCTCAGTCCGCACTTTGAGCCTTATTGGTGCGGAATCTTCGAATGCCTTTGGGTTAGGCAGCAGCAAATCTTCAAGTGCTTCTACTGCAGCAGCTACGTCAGCTGCAGCCCCATCTGCACCAACCATgtcccagcagcagcaacagcagcaaatTCAGCTGCAGCtgcaccaacaccatcagcaccagATGCAGCAAcaattccagcagcagcaacagcagcagcagcagcaactccagcagcagcagcagcagcagcaactccagcagcagcaacagcagcagcagcagcaacaacagcagcagcaccaGCAACATATGTTACAGCTTcagaaacagcagcagcagcagcaattgtTTCAAAATCATCTGAACTCTCGCCCCAGGTCTGCTGCTCCGAGTAATGCAAGTGGATACTCTGACCGTTTGAGTGCGACGAACTTTCAGAATTTAATGTATCCATCAAGCGCTTCTCAAGGCGGAGTTCCTGGTCAATCACCTCAATTGAAGGCATCGTCGTCGATGAGAGTGTCAGCTCCACCTTCAGGTGCTTCTGTCCCTGCTGCATCCTCGCCTTCTAATTTGATTATGATGAAGAACAGTGGTCTCCATCAACAAGCAAAAGCTCTGCAGGCTCTCTCCACCCCGAATCACCAGTCTCAAAGCATGAGTTCATCGAAGATTGGCCACTCCCTTACTAATCTTTCTACTGGAGGAGCAGGGGACCTATCTCGATCTTCAAATGCTCCTGTTGCTTCTGGTTCGCCATCTAACTCGGTCTCCAAAAGTACTGGTGGTAGCCCACCTGCATCTGGAATTGCGAAGGGTGGCCAGCCAGTTGTCCAATTGTCATCACCTCAACAACATGCAGCAAAGAACTCTCCTTCGACTTCTGGATCCAAGTCGGCTTCAACAAATCCCTACAGCAGTATGCCTATGCCATCGATCCTTGGTCAGCAACCAAACATGGCTCACTCTGGTGGTAAGCAGCAGTCACATGGACCCTCATTGAAACAACAGCAGCCGTTCCCACAAGGCCATGGCCACGGCCACTTCTTCATCTCCAATGCCTTTGCGCCACAAGGTCCGCCTCAGCATGTAAATGCTGGAGCTGGTGCTGGCCTCTACCAAAAGCGCTCGGCTGACAAGACGCAGCAGCAGCAGAATGCTGTATCTGGTTCGTCTGCGATGCTCTCTCTTGGTTCCATGTCGATGTCCACATCTGCGATTCCAGCTGATGCGGGGAAGGCTCATAGTGCAGCTGGCAGTAACATGAAGGCCAATCTTCATCCAGCACCTGGTGGTTTTATGCACCTTGGGACAGCGGGGCAATCTGCGAGTGGTTCGCCTCACTCTCACTCTCACCTTTCAGCGGCACAATTGACGTTTTCAATGCCGATGCCCGTAAAGCCTACCAGTGATCAGAAGCCTGCTGCTG GTAAGTAA
- the LOC119363257 gene encoding protein TIME FOR COFFEE-like isoform X3, protein MERIREGRRAALAMSGGAPPPRRRLRSNGGGVSGGAGPRDSPRSERRRGERLMLNGNGRDDGDDTSDDSLGDDDDDADEELAASAPRYPPVQRRSPSTAPPPSPPQPSAAHHHSSSSSGGGGGGYNNHHHHGQQQMHRKGGSNPKGPIVWKAADEMIGVPVPRKARSASTKRSSHEWTGPGGGSGGGAAVDGSQIQRPSSRPISPASTSATAPVRKKLKTLGGGGSSGGSGPVPKQRPSPASAPSAAPPQPPPAKISKSPSFIQEEIEVAEVLFGLTRQFPCPPKQENMNHKPEQKDAPEAKSGNSSPAPSSSGVRPADSASLTTIAPKRKRPRLVKYDNENRPASPAKPDTAEPPSRPEVPPVARSDAKPSVSVSAVAESGASSTATATAGAQQEATREPEKREDHRGRDPELRTSESDRRDPGPAEPPAPAVKPDGEAAAPVGSEARNGEATTATKSELASDGARQEKFCIDLMAPPPGKLSPDRDGSSDPDADKKGLDSEMDVALRGNSEKKDGERTRRGLEINLEDDKAQRIPAEELAPKKLTLQLDLEKPSQGDDKSPSERRQPPLLPPQQQKPSKSEVKHEKSPLPAASPPMPMTVGGWMGTFPPFSYIAPVPGLSAPGLHHPMDIKPGTSAGLQHPALPPLPVRPKRCATHCYIAQQIQYHQRITKMNSFWPTTAAAAAAAAATRSAPFFGPRGPFNMGVVPPAEAASLLANPMQGSYPVRAHAPLQETKAPSMVPSPFQGSLSKDKAASSSASVAESNQRKQPPALEAQQSSPMPPNMMQAPTFIFPFNQHAAAVAAATAAANRMGDTKSSGTSSAMPSSATAHASAAHPGAAAMNLSFANLQPGDAQFLAILQNGYPFQLAAAHAGGAPSYRGMAPPGPGVPFFNGHVYSPHMLNPSQQQGTQQQNHQKNPMPSLSGSSQKHQPQQSQGLLGYAPNANAAAAAAAAAAANSSQSYSSGNQRPVLLHGLAHRQDPDKALQDGQSSDDKSSHHQKGGHEHNFAIPMHLPNFALMPSAGNQSEKKSNDHHQQPPTSRSQGVRIDLASSQPFVMPFGAPGSAPNGLDFSSLAQNHALFQSHQEAGRHGYPQLNFASAQSVQAAQHKPQHQNAAEAKSVAGDSSSTPSAGDNERKKSASAKYPSDSQQHSLSFSKPENKSFMHPFLGSSANEPSVRTLSLIGAESSNAFGLGSSKSSSASTAAATSAAAPSAPTMSQQQQQQQIQLQLHQHHQHQMQQQFQQQQQQQQQQLQQQQQQQQLQQQQQQQQQQQQQQHQQHMLQLQKQQQQQQLFQNHLNSRPRSAAPSNASGYSDRLSATNFQNLMYPSSASQGGVPGQSPQLKASSSMRVSAPPSGASVPAASSPSNLIMMKNSGLHQQAKALQALSTPNHQSQSMSSSKIGHSLTNLSTGGAGDLSRSSNAPVASGSPSNSVSKSTGGSPPASGIAKGGQPVVQLSSPQQHAAKNSPSTSGSKSASTNPYSSMPMPSILGQQPNMAHSGGKQQSHGPSLKQQQPFPQGHGHGHFFISNAFAPQGPPQHVNAGAGAGLYQKRSADKTQQQQNAVSAGSNMKANLHPAPGGFMHLGTAGQSASGSPHSHSHLSAAQLTFSMPMPVKPTSDQKPAAGK, encoded by the exons ATGGAGCGGATCCGGGAAGGCAGGAGGGCCGCACTGGCCATGTCCGGCGGGGCGCCACCGCCGCGGCGGCGGCTCAGGAGCAACGGCGGCGGCGTCTCCGGCGGCGCGGGCCCGAGGGACTCGCCTCGGTCCGAGAGGAGGCGGGGGGAGCGGCTCATGCTCAACGGCAACGggcgcgacgacggcgacgacacCTCCGACgacagcctcggcgacgacgacgacgacgccgacgAGGAGCTCGCCGCCTCCGCGCCCAGGTACCCGCCTGTGCAGCGGCGGTCGCCCAGCACGGCGCCTCCGCCGTCCCcgccccagcccagcgccgcgcaccaccacagcagcagcagcagcggcggaggcggcggcggttacaacaaccaccaccaccacggccagCAGCAGATGCACCGGAAGGGGGGCTCCAATCCCAAGGGCCCCATAGTGTGGAAGGCCGCCGACGAAATGATCGGCGTTCCAGTCCCGAGGAAGGCGCGCTCAG CTTCTACCAAGAGGTCTTCGCACGAGTGGACAGGCCCCGGCGGTGGAAGCGGCGGCGGCGCCGCTGTAGACGGCTCGCAGATCCAGCGGCCTTCTTCACGGCCGATCTCGCCGGCTTCCACATCGGCCACCGCCCCTGTTCGGAAAAAGCTG AAAACACTTGGCGGCGGTGGGAGCAGCGGCGGTTCTGGGCCCGTACCGAAGCAGCGGCCGTCGCCGGCCTCAGCTCCTTCGGCAGCCCCGCCTCAGCCGCCACCAGCAAAGATTTCCAAGTCGCCATCGTTCATTCAGGAGGAGATCGAGGTCGCCGAGGTGCTATTTGGCCTGACGCGGCAGTTCCCCTGCCCTCCCAAGCAGGAGAACATGAACCACAAGCCGGAGCAGAAGGACGCGCCGGAGGCCAAGTCCGGGAACTCTTCGCCGGCTCCGTCGTCATCTGGCGTCCGGCCGGCAGATTCAGCCTCTCTCACCACTATAG CCCCAAAGAGGAAGCGGCCACGGCTCGTCAAGTACGACAACGAGAACCGCCCGGCGAGCCCAGCAAAACCGGACACGGCAGAGCCGCCCTCAAGGCCTGAAGTGCCTCCGGTGGCGAGATCAGATGCGAAGCCGTCGGTGTCGGTGTCGGCTGTGGCCGAAAGTGGCGCCAGcagcaccgccaccgccaccgctggTGCGCAGCAGGAGGCTACCCGGGAGCCAGAGAAGAGGGAGGACCACAGAGGAAGAGATCCAGAGCTCCGGACCAGCGAATCAGATCGACGGGATCCCGGGCCCGCCGAGCCGCCGGCACCAGCAGTCAAGCCCGACGGCGAGGCTGCTGCGCCGGTCGGCTCTGAGGCCAGGAATGGGGAGGCCACCACCGCGACAAAGAG TGAGCTGGCATCTGATGGCGCTCGGCAAGAAAAGTTTTGCATTGATCTCATG GCTCCCCCTCCTGGGAAGCTATCTCCTGATAGAGATGGCTCTTCCGACCCTGATGCGGATAAGAAGGGATTGGATTCTGAGATGGACGTG GCTTTGAGAGGAAATTCTGAAAAGAAAGATGGCGAGAGGACCAGGAGAGGCCTGGAGATCAATCTGGAGGACGACAAGGCGCAAAGGATTCCGGCGGAGGAGCTTGCTCCAAAGAAGCTCACGCTGCAGCTGGATTTGGAGAAGCCCAGCCAAGGGGACGATAAGTCGCCATCTGAGCGCAGACAGCCGCCATTGCTGCCGCCGCAGCAGCAAAAGCCCTCAAAGTCCGAGGTCAAGCATGAGAAATCAC CTCTACCTGCTGCTTCACCGCCTATGCCAATGACCGTCGGCGGCTGGATGGGGACTTTCCCTCCTTTTAG TTACATTGCTCCTGTTCCTGGACTatcagctcctgggcttcatcatcCTATGGACATAAAGCCAGGGACTTCTGCTGGATTACAG CATCCTGCATTGCCTCCACTGCCAGTACGCCCGAAGCGCTGTGCTACACATTGTTACATCGCACAGCAGATCCAATACCACCAGCGAATTACAAAGATGAACTCTTTCTGGCCCACAACAGCGGCTGcagccgctgctgccgccgccacaaGATCTGCACCATTCTTTGGTCCAAGAGGACCATTCAACATGGGCGTCGTACCACCTGCGGAGGCTGCCTCCCTTCTCGCGAACCCAATGCAGGGGAGCTACCCTGTTCGGGCACACGCCCCGCTGCAAGAAACTAAGGCTCCTTCAATGGTGCCTTCTCCTTTCCAGGGGAGCCTCTCCAAGGATAAAGCGGCATCCAGCAGTGCCAGTGTTGCTGAATCAAACCAAAGGAAGCAACCTCCAGCTCTTGAAGCGCAGCAGTCCTCTCCCATGCCACCAAACATGATG caagcgcCAACATTCATCTTTCCATTCAACCAACATGCTGCAGCAGTAGCAGCTGCAACTGCCGCTGCCAATCGAATGGGAGATACAAAATCTTCTGGCACCAGCAGTGCGATGCCATCATCTGCCACTGCCCACGCTTCAGCAGCACACCCTGGTGCAGCGGCCATGAACTTGAGCTTTGCCAACTTGCAGCCGGGTGATGCCCAGTTCTTGGCCATCTTACAGAACGGCTACCCATTCCAGCTCGCTGCTGCTCATGCTGGAGGAGCTCCATCATATCGAGGCATGGCACcaccaggcccaggtgtaccgtttTTCAACGGGCATGTCTACTCTCCCCACATGTTGAACCCATCACAGCAGCAAGGTACGCAGCAACAAAATCATCAGAAAAACCCAATGCCAAGCTTGTCTGGTTCCTCTCAGAAGCATCAGCCACAACAATCACAAGGGTTGCTGGGATATGCACCAAATGCTAATGCTGCTGCTGCCGCGGCCGCAGCAGCCGCTGCCAACAGTTCCCAGAGCTATTCGAGCGGCAACCAGCGTCCTGTTCTACTACATGGCCTCGCTCACCGACAGGATCCAGACAAGGCTCTGCAAGATGGCCAGTCAAGTGATGACAAGTCTTCACACCATCAGAAGGGTGGGCATGAACATAATTTTGCTATTCCAATGCATCTTCCAAATTTTGCGTTGATGCCATCTGCTGGCAATCAGAGTGAGAAGAAATCGAATGATCACCAccagcagccaccaaccagtcgaaGCCAGGGGGTTCGAATTGATCTTGCTTCATCTCAGCCTTTTGTGATGCCCTTTGGCGCTCCTGGTTCTGCTCCAAATGGTCTTGACTTCTCGTCATTGGCACAGAACCATGCGCTTTTCCAGAGCCATCAAGAAGCAGGCCGGCATGGTTACCCTCAGCTCAATTTTGCTTCAGCCCAGTCTGTTCAAGCTGCACAGCATAAACCCCAGCATCAAAATGCTGCAGAAGCTAAATCTGTGGCTGGGGATTCATCTTCAACGCCAAGTGCTGGAGATAATGAGAGAAAGAAATCTGCATCTGCAAAGTACCCGAGTGATTCACAGCAGCATTCTCTTTCTTTCTCTAAGCCAGAAAACAAGTCTTTTATGCACCCTTTCCTTGGTAGCAGTGCTAATGAGCCCTCAGTCCGCACTTTGAGCCTTATTGGTGCGGAATCTTCGAATGCCTTTGGGTTAGGCAGCAGCAAATCTTCAAGTGCTTCTACTGCAGCAGCTACGTCAGCTGCAGCCCCATCTGCACCAACCATgtcccagcagcagcaacagcagcaaatTCAGCTGCAGCtgcaccaacaccatcagcaccagATGCAGCAAcaattccagcagcagcaacagcagcagcagcagcaactccagcagcagcagcagcagcagcaactccagcagcagcaacagcagcagcagcagcaacaacagcagcagcaccaGCAACATATGTTACAGCTTcagaaacagcagcagcagcagcaattgtTTCAAAATCATCTGAACTCTCGCCCCAGGTCTGCTGCTCCGAGTAATGCAAGTGGATACTCTGACCGTTTGAGTGCGACGAACTTTCAGAATTTAATGTATCCATCAAGCGCTTCTCAAGGCGGAGTTCCTGGTCAATCACCTCAATTGAAGGCATCGTCGTCGATGAGAGTGTCAGCTCCACCTTCAGGTGCTTCTGTCCCTGCTGCATCCTCGCCTTCTAATTTGATTATGATGAAGAACAGTGGTCTCCATCAACAAGCAAAAGCTCTGCAGGCTCTCTCCACCCCGAATCACCAGTCTCAAAGCATGAGTTCATCGAAGATTGGCCACTCCCTTACTAATCTTTCTACTGGAGGAGCAGGGGACCTATCTCGATCTTCAAATGCTCCTGTTGCTTCTGGTTCGCCATCTAACTCGGTCTCCAAAAGTACTGGTGGTAGCCCACCTGCATCTGGAATTGCGAAGGGTGGCCAGCCAGTTGTCCAATTGTCATCACCTCAACAACATGCAGCAAAGAACTCTCCTTCGACTTCTGGATCCAAGTCGGCTTCAACAAATCCCTACAGCAGTATGCCTATGCCATCGATCCTTGGTCAGCAACCAAACATGGCTCACTCTGGTGGTAAGCAGCAGTCACATGGACCCTCATTGAAACAACAGCAGCCGTTCCCACAAGGCCATGGCCACGGCCACTTCTTCATCTCCAATGCCTTTGCGCCACAAGGTCCGCCTCAGCATGTAAATGCTGGAGCTGGTGCTGGCCTCTACCAAAAGCGCTCGGCTGACAAGACGCAGCAGCAGCAGAATGCTGTATCTG CTGGCAGTAACATGAAGGCCAATCTTCATCCAGCACCTGGTGGTTTTATGCACCTTGGGACAGCGGGGCAATCTGCGAGTGGTTCGCCTCACTCTCACTCTCACCTTTCAGCGGCACAATTGACGTTTTCAATGCCGATGCCCGTAAAGCCTACCAGTGATCAGAAGCCTGCTGCTG GTAAGTAA